The genomic region ggaaaaacaTATGATGTACatatacaattatattgtgtacaaatatatatatatatatatatatatacagttaaatgatatttatgttttccccatttcatttattccctctattttaacaattttttactgttttttttatttattttattatacattaCTGATgcatagaaaaaaatatatgtgtgtgcaTATACAAATTACATGTACactacatatattttactgtgctgttcatataatattttcccCTTGTTAAAAATACACATACTTAATTTATTCGTCATTTCTAATGCTTTATTACTCAAATTAATCCTacgataaaataaatatacctACCGAACTAAAttaattttccatttttcaTGAAAATATACTTTCATTTGATACCagaataaattaaataaaaaaaaaaattcctTAAGttgtttaaaataaaaaagagcTAGCCAAAAAGCATAGCAATAATGCTcgtattttataaaatggCGTGTCgctaaaataataattattaactGTTCATAACAATATGggtaatataaataaatatattagcgattatttaaataatgttaAGTCTTTAAAAGTGTAGATGcgtgaaaaaaatatatgcacatcaattattaaaaaatattataattcaaaattaaacaattaagacaaaaaaatgtttaaacaaataaaattatttttattttatttctatttatttttttctcaaaAACAGCAAGGGAATTTCATTTAGATAGTATGATATAAATCGAGTTAAGggaatatgcatatattagcaattatgtatatatacaaagcTTCATACACACAAATTACACTCCAATAAATACGATTGAATTTCACACTAAATAATTCCTTGATCTCTGTCTGACATATCGAAAAAATCATCCTCGTAGTTTTTTCTTCTTAAATGGTGGGTAGATGAATGTTCTTTTCCTCGCGTTCCTGCTGCTCTACCACCTCCACTATCATCTTTAAGTTCATATTGATTTTTATCACTTTTATCGTCTATATCCGAATCAAAAAAATCAGGGGGTACATAAGAAAATTGAACTCCTGGAGCATGTTCAATATTCCTTAAGTTTTCtgttattttcattttaattttacttAAATGTTCAGGTGAATTATAATTTGGTATACTAGATGGCTGCAAATGTAATTGAAAATCAGGTGCATaataatcataataatCATTTAAACTAATTTGATCAGACATTTCATGatgtttatttaaaacaacTCCAGTTTCATATGCCCAACATCTTGATACATTTCGTATTGTATATCCCCCACCACCTAAAACTAATAATggtaaattatatgaacGAACATGTTCAACGCATCGTGCATGACCTTTTATAGTTAAATTAAATCTGCCTAATCTATCGCCCGTTAAACTATCTGCTCCACACTGAAGTATAATAGCACCAGGTTTATAAGACTGGACACATTTATCTATAACAACTTTAAACAAATCCACAAATGCTTCATCAGTTATTCCATCATTTAATGGCACATTAACACTATAA from Plasmodium berghei ANKA genome assembly, chromosome: 8 harbors:
- a CDS encoding histone deacetylase 1, putative, coding for MSNRKKVAYFHDPDIGSYYYGAGHPMKPQRIRMTHSLIVSYNLYKYMEVYRPHKSDVNELTLFHDYEYVDFLSSISMENYRDFTYQLKRFNVGEATDCPVFDGLFQFQQSCAGASIDGAAKLNHHCADICVNWSGGLHHAKMSEASGFCYINDIVLGILELLKYHARVMYIDIDVHHGDGVEEAFYVTHRVMTVSFHKFGDYFPGTGDITDVGVNHGKYYSVNVPLNDGITDEAFVDLFKVVIDKCVQSYKPGAIILQCGADSLTGDRLGRFNLTIKGHARCVEHVRSYNLPLLVLGGGGYTIRNVSRCWAYETGVVLNKHHEMSDQISLNDYYDYYAPDFQLHLQPSSIPNYNSPEHLSKIKMKITENLRNIEHAPGVQFSYVPPDFFDSDIDDKSDKNQYELKDDSGGGRAAGTRGKEHSSTHHLRRKNYEDDFFDMSDRDQGII